The genome window GGCAATATAGAGATTTGCTGATGCTTTTTGTAAAACGTGATGTAATAACTGTTTATAAACAAACTGTTCTAGGTCCTTTATGGTACTTGATTCAACCTCTATTTACTTCTGTTACTTTTACTATAATTTTTAATAATGTAGCTGGAATTAATACGGGGACTGTTCCTCCATTTTTGTTTAATTTGGCAGGAATTACAGTTTGGAACTATTTTACCTCTTGTCTCAATGGTACCTCGAATACGTTTGCCAGTAATGCTGGCATTTTTGGAAAAGTATATTTTCCTAGAATTATTACTCCCATGTCGATTATCATTTCAAATTTAATAAAGTTTGGAATTCAGTTTTTTATTTTTGTTGCTTTCTATATCTATTTTTATGTTCAGGGGACAAATTTAAGTGTCAACGGGCTAGTTTTATTTTTTCCTATATTGATTGTAATCATGGGGATTTTGGGATTAGGTTTGGGAATGTTTATTTCTTCATTGGTAACCAAATATCGTGATTTCAGTAATTTAATTACTTTCGGAGTACAATTGCTAATGTATTTGTCAGCGGTGATGTATCCAATGGAATTAATTAAACAGAAAATACCCGAGTATGGCTGGCTGGTACAGTATAATCCATTAGCCTATTTAATAGAAACTGCCCGCTATATGTTATTGAATGTCGGGGCTATTTCATTTGGAGGATTGTTATACACTTTTTCAGTGACAGTAATTGTTTTTTTTGTTGGACTTTTGATTTTTAACAAGACAGAGAAGACTTTTATAGATACAGTTTAAAAATTCAATGGCAATAGCAATTTCAATGGCAAATTTCAATTTTAAAATCGTTAACTTCTAATCTCTAACTTTGAAAGACATTATATTAAAAGCCGAAAACATTTCTAAACAGTATCGTTTGGGAAATGTAGGAACAGGGACTTTGAGCCACGATTTGAATAGATGGTGGCATAGCATTCGAGGTAAGGAAGATCCGTATTTGCAAATAGGAGAGGTTAATGACCGTTCTACGAAAGGGACATCAGACTATGTTTGGGCTTTACAAGATATTAATTTTGAAGTAGAGCGTGGCGAGGTTCTCGGAATTATTGGTAAGAATGGTGCGGGTAAATCTACTTTACTTAAAATTTTATCAAGAGTTACAGCACCTACGACAGGAAATATAAAATTTGGAGGGCGTGTGGCTTCGCTTCTGGAAGTAGGTACAGGATTCCATGGCGAAATGACTGGACGTGAAAATATTTTCCTGAACGGAGCTATTCTGGGTATGACCAAAAAAGAAATTGCTTCAAAACTCGATGAAATTATTGAATTCTCAGGATGTGAACGTTACATAGATACACCTGTAAAACGTTACAGCAGTGGTATGTATGTACGCCTGGCTTTTGCAGTAGCCGCGTTTCTAGAGCCTGAAATTTTTATTGTCGATGAGGTATTAGCTGTGGGAGATGCTGAGTTTCAGAAGAAAGCCATTGGTAAGATGCAAGATATTTCTAAAGGAGGAGGAAGAACTGTGCTGTTTGTAAGTCATAATATGGCGGCGGTTGAAACACTTTGCACACGAGTAATAAGTATGCAAAACGGCAGTATTATAGGAAATGGAAATCCTACTAAAATTATATCAGATTATTTGCAAAGTACTTCTTTTTCTGAAAGAAAAATTATTTTTGATAGTATTGATGATGCTAAAGGAAATGAGCATGTTAAAATTCTTTATGCTGCGATTGAAAATGCCTCTACATTAGATAAAAATGAAGTAATTGATGTAACTTCAGCAATTGACTTTAGGATGAAAATTGTCAATCAAACCATTCAAGAGAGGATTTCTATTGGTTATGATTTGCGAACTATAAAAGGAGATGTGGTGTTTGGCAGTGGTGGAAAATTTGACTGTAGTATTGGAAAAGTTATAGATATAAGCTGTCAAATTCCAGCTAATTTCTTAAATGATGATGTGTACCAAATTCATGTCTACTTTCATACGAATGCCATGAGCAGTTTATACAGTGATGAAGAATTATTGACTTTTGAGGTTAAGGATGTCAAAAGAGAATCAGGTTATTTAGGCAAAGTGAACGGGATGATAAGACCTTCCTTGCCTTGGACTATTAACGATACTATTTTTTGATGAAAAAAATAGTAATAACTCAATCTAATTATATTCCTTGGAAAGGATATTTTGATGCTATTGCTTTAGCTGATGAGTTTGTAATTTATGATGATATGCAATTTACCCGCAGGGATTGGAGAAACAGAAATATAATCAAAACACCTAATGGAAATAAATGGCTGACAATTCCTGTTGAAGTTAAAGGAAAATATTTTCAAAAGATAAATGAGACTAAAATATCAGATAAAAATTGGAATAAAGATCATTGGAATAGTCTTAAGCAGAATTATAGTAAATCTAAAAATTTTATAGATTATAAGGATTTTTTCGAAGAATTATACTTAAATTCAACATCATTATATTTAACAGAAATTAATTTTCGTTTTATTAATGCTATTTGTGAAATACTTAAAATAAGAACAAATATTCGTTTCTCTTCTGAATTTGAACTAAAAGAAGAACGTTCTGAGCGGTTATTGGAC of Flavobacterium marginilacus contains these proteins:
- a CDS encoding ABC transporter permease, giving the protein MNTNSPQNTNWLFEITPKNKFFTLNLKEVWQYRDLLMLFVKRDVITVYKQTVLGPLWYLIQPLFTSVTFTIIFNNVAGINTGTVPPFLFNLAGITVWNYFTSCLNGTSNTFASNAGIFGKVYFPRIITPMSIIISNLIKFGIQFFIFVAFYIYFYVQGTNLSVNGLVLFFPILIVIMGILGLGLGMFISSLVTKYRDFSNLITFGVQLLMYLSAVMYPMELIKQKIPEYGWLVQYNPLAYLIETARYMLLNVGAISFGGLLYTFSVTVIVFFVGLLIFNKTEKTFIDTV
- a CDS encoding WbqC family protein, which produces MKKIVITQSNYIPWKGYFDAIALADEFVIYDDMQFTRRDWRNRNIIKTPNGNKWLTIPVEVKGKYFQKINETKISDKNWNKDHWNSLKQNYSKSKNFIDYKDFFEELYLNSTSLYLTEINFRFINAICEILKIRTNIRFSSEFELKEERSERLLDICLKLKGTDYYSGPAAKAYMNERIFYEAGVKINYFDYSGYPEYQQPYPPFDHGVSVLDLIFCEGKNAANFLKFSFNE
- a CDS encoding ABC transporter ATP-binding protein, whose amino-acid sequence is MKDIILKAENISKQYRLGNVGTGTLSHDLNRWWHSIRGKEDPYLQIGEVNDRSTKGTSDYVWALQDINFEVERGEVLGIIGKNGAGKSTLLKILSRVTAPTTGNIKFGGRVASLLEVGTGFHGEMTGRENIFLNGAILGMTKKEIASKLDEIIEFSGCERYIDTPVKRYSSGMYVRLAFAVAAFLEPEIFIVDEVLAVGDAEFQKKAIGKMQDISKGGGRTVLFVSHNMAAVETLCTRVISMQNGSIIGNGNPTKIISDYLQSTSFSERKIIFDSIDDAKGNEHVKILYAAIENASTLDKNEVIDVTSAIDFRMKIVNQTIQERISIGYDLRTIKGDVVFGSGGKFDCSIGKVIDISCQIPANFLNDDVYQIHVYFHTNAMSSLYSDEELLTFEVKDVKRESGYLGKVNGMIRPSLPWTINDTIF